One segment of Methanolinea mesophila DNA contains the following:
- a CDS encoding methyltransferase domain-containing protein gives MEKDEVRAGLESLAATRKSFSLMDLSRALSYMGTLEELQAEIWPLIPETGFAAQVERGKVRFERRGPQKTISPDPGRTGAVRGFLRAPGVPGWWEDRVEAYIGKKTGKSWDDPAVRERIRQAILAQKAQYWKEGDTRRIGYRKGYAVMAYLAYQAPGYFIQAEHLLLMLLERGFLKEGMRILDAGTGPGTFTSAILDFSRRIGGFSADIFPVERSDEFADAFRELHHPGREDPGGIRIHPPLQGDLSTLPQASLPTSLDLAVFQNVLNEIPDERERLAVLAKISGLLAPGGLVLIAEPADYQNATQLRKGALAAVSAGALALVAPCRYPWGLHCDPASCWSFEEQPPVAPPPLMRKVAEAGDAYRFLNTDIKYSWVLLREKTAGGDSVRPPEGRYTRLSALRQVKGRTVDLLVTVMSPDIGDTATHVFKICDGTAKKPVFAVLPSFHTTAENAPLLSRVYGDVAVLSGVTVRFNTAKDAWNILVTRQSRVTPLPAGAEAIPDDLQ, from the coding sequence ATGGAGAAGGATGAAGTCCGGGCCGGCCTCGAGAGCCTGGCGGCAACCAGGAAATCCTTCTCGCTCATGGACCTATCAAGGGCCTTGTCCTACATGGGGACGCTTGAGGAACTCCAGGCGGAGATCTGGCCGCTGATCCCGGAGACAGGGTTTGCCGCCCAGGTCGAGCGGGGGAAGGTTAGGTTCGAACGAAGAGGCCCGCAGAAGACGATCTCCCCGGACCCGGGACGTACCGGTGCGGTGAGGGGTTTTCTCCGGGCACCCGGGGTGCCCGGCTGGTGGGAGGATCGGGTCGAGGCGTATATCGGGAAGAAGACCGGAAAGTCCTGGGACGACCCGGCGGTGCGGGAACGGATCCGGCAGGCGATCCTCGCCCAGAAAGCCCAGTACTGGAAGGAGGGCGATACCCGGCGCATCGGGTACCGGAAAGGATACGCGGTGATGGCGTACCTCGCCTACCAGGCCCCCGGCTATTTCATCCAGGCCGAGCACCTCCTGCTGATGCTCCTGGAGCGGGGCTTCCTCAAAGAAGGTATGCGCATCCTCGATGCGGGGACCGGGCCCGGAACCTTCACCTCCGCGATCCTCGACTTTTCCCGGAGGATCGGAGGATTCTCAGCGGATATATTCCCGGTCGAGCGATCGGATGAATTCGCTGATGCGTTCCGGGAACTCCACCACCCCGGCAGGGAGGATCCCGGCGGGATCAGGATTCATCCTCCGCTTCAGGGCGACCTCTCCACCCTTCCGCAGGCGTCGCTGCCTACGAGCCTGGACCTTGCGGTGTTCCAGAACGTCCTGAACGAGATCCCCGATGAACGGGAGCGACTGGCCGTTCTTGCAAAAATATCCGGGCTTCTCGCCCCGGGAGGGCTGGTGCTCATAGCCGAGCCCGCGGATTACCAGAACGCGACCCAGCTCCGGAAAGGTGCCCTCGCCGCGGTCTCAGCCGGGGCGCTCGCACTTGTCGCTCCCTGCAGATACCCGTGGGGTCTGCACTGCGACCCCGCGTCGTGCTGGAGCTTCGAGGAACAGCCGCCGGTCGCTCCACCTCCTCTGATGCGGAAGGTCGCGGAGGCCGGAGATGCCTACCGGTTCCTGAATACCGACATCAAGTATTCCTGGGTCCTGCTTAGGGAGAAGACCGCAGGTGGGGATTCGGTACGGCCTCCGGAGGGTCGGTACACCCGGCTCTCCGCGCTCCGGCAGGTAAAGGGGAGGACGGTGGACCTCCTCGTGACGGTGATGTCGCCCGATATCGGTGATACCGCAACCCACGTCTTCAAGATCTGCGACGGCACCGCGAAAAAACCGGTGTTCGCGGTGCTCCCTTCGTTCCACACGACTGCGGAGAACGCTCCCCTCCTCTCCCGGGTCTACGGCGACGTGGCGGTCCTGTCCGGGGTGACGGTGCGGTTCAATACGGCCAAGGATGCATGGAACATCCTGGTGACCCGGCAGAGCAGGGTCACGCCCCTCCCCGCCGGGGCGGAAGCGATCCCGGACGACCTCCAATAG
- a CDS encoding PAS domain-containing sensor histidine kinase, which translates to MKRSVIAQIAVLITISLAALYGSAVGLQGDFYPFAPLLLFPPVILAAYWFPRQGIYFSLALGLLLFPLSYLGLLTGMPLPGFALTTASFYVLVAAAVTVSSLSSRLKSEEGRYQGIFDRCVAGMVMARKKDGEVLGTDINIHGAAMLDYGEGDFRGSSLASIFARYQDYKVMMETLDQEGMILNREVTLRAHNGDQKPSLLSATLVPDDLILVTFIDIGQRMAAEKAIHESEKKYRTLFENSSVGIFLMNDRFIDCNEQLATLLGCPRDRIIGYDPSGFFPPLQPDGTPSESSFRDHTASATLGHPEHFSWRYQREDKSPLDTEMTLKALETPDGKVLFATLHDVTERLRAEEALVKANAKLNLLSSVTRHDVFNQLTIMTGYLELARLKARSPDVKDYLSKVETAAETIYRQISFTRIYQDIGTSSPAWQDLRKTFDKSLEGLDTGKISFALPPEGLWLFADPLLEKVFFNLVDNSLRHGGTVSRISLEADPSAGSLVLVYRDDGEGIPPGEREEIFKRGYGKNTGYGLFLIREILSITGLSIKETGTPGEGARFEIHVPEGSYRLAP; encoded by the coding sequence ATGAAACGATCCGTAATTGCACAAATCGCTGTTCTTATTACAATATCTCTGGCCGCACTTTATGGGAGCGCAGTCGGGCTCCAGGGAGACTTTTACCCGTTTGCCCCCCTCCTGCTCTTCCCTCCGGTAATCCTCGCGGCATACTGGTTCCCACGGCAGGGTATCTACTTCTCGCTCGCCCTTGGCCTGCTCCTCTTTCCGCTCTCGTATCTCGGGCTCCTGACGGGAATGCCGCTTCCCGGTTTCGCGCTCACCACCGCTAGCTTCTACGTGCTGGTTGCGGCGGCGGTGACGGTCTCATCGCTCTCATCCAGGCTGAAGAGCGAGGAAGGCAGATACCAGGGTATTTTCGACCGGTGCGTTGCCGGGATGGTCATGGCCCGGAAGAAGGACGGTGAAGTACTCGGGACCGATATCAATATCCACGGGGCTGCGATGCTGGACTACGGGGAGGGAGATTTCAGAGGATCATCACTCGCCTCGATCTTTGCCCGTTACCAGGACTACAAGGTGATGATGGAGACCCTGGACCAGGAGGGGATGATCCTGAACAGGGAGGTGACCCTGCGGGCACATAACGGAGACCAGAAACCCTCGCTCCTCTCGGCGACCCTCGTCCCCGACGACCTCATCCTGGTCACCTTTATCGACATCGGCCAGAGAATGGCTGCGGAAAAGGCAATCCATGAGAGCGAGAAGAAATACCGGACCCTGTTCGAAAATTCCAGCGTGGGGATCTTCCTCATGAACGATCGGTTCATCGACTGCAACGAACAGCTCGCGACCCTGCTCGGCTGTCCCAGGGACCGGATTATCGGATATGACCCCTCCGGGTTTTTCCCCCCGCTCCAGCCTGACGGCACCCCCTCGGAATCGTCGTTCAGGGATCACACGGCTTCTGCAACCCTCGGTCACCCTGAGCACTTCTCCTGGAGGTACCAGCGGGAGGATAAAAGCCCTCTCGATACGGAGATGACGCTGAAAGCCCTCGAGACCCCCGATGGAAAGGTGCTTTTTGCGACCCTGCACGACGTGACCGAGCGGTTACGGGCCGAAGAGGCCCTGGTAAAAGCTAACGCGAAGTTGAACCTTCTTTCAAGTGTTACCCGCCACGATGTGTTCAACCAGCTGACCATCATGACCGGGTACCTGGAACTTGCAAGACTGAAGGCGAGGAGCCCGGATGTCAAAGACTACCTTTCGAAGGTGGAGACGGCCGCCGAGACCATCTACCGGCAGATATCCTTTACCCGCATCTACCAGGATATCGGAACATCGTCCCCCGCCTGGCAGGATCTCCGGAAGACATTCGACAAGTCCCTCGAAGGACTCGATACCGGGAAGATCTCGTTCGCGCTCCCCCCTGAAGGGCTCTGGTTGTTTGCCGACCCCCTCCTGGAGAAGGTCTTCTTCAACCTGGTCGACAATTCGCTCCGTCATGGAGGGACGGTATCCAGGATCTCGCTCGAGGCAGACCCTTCGGCAGGGAGCCTGGTCCTGGTCTACCGGGACGACGGCGAGGGGATCCCACCCGGGGAGAGGGAGGAGATATTCAAGAGGGGGTACGGAAAAAACACCGGTTACGGGCTGTTCCTGATCAGGGAGATCCTTTCTATCACCGGCCTTTCAATAAAAGAGACAGGAACTCCCGGCGAGGGAGCACGGTTCGAGATCCATGTCCCCGAAGGCAGTTACCGGCTTGCACCGTAG
- a CDS encoding FHA domain-containing protein encodes MTDSPHDTARTIVLEEVPDYYMELSEYLEVLSNSQRLKILKLLEKKPRDVRTIASEINTSYENTKKHLDKLISTGLIKKEVGLGQQTSKGVHPVWKYSLVPGAMEALIRNLGIFSNIKLHLADGELKKRLDEVREAVEDEITGDTPMAILLGGPEDGKVFLLQKPEVRVGRVDPGNEDRYDPQNDILFSADYTSVTRVTKPHGMISRQGTKWFIEDRGSKGGSFLNSTPLIARKPEQLHDGDLVELAKGAAGARILIIIPNDTP; translated from the coding sequence GTGACCGATTCGCCGCACGATACAGCCAGGACCATTGTGCTTGAAGAAGTTCCGGACTATTACATGGAGCTCTCCGAGTATCTCGAGGTCCTGTCGAACAGCCAGCGGTTGAAGATCCTGAAATTACTGGAGAAGAAACCGCGGGACGTGCGGACGATCGCATCCGAGATCAACACGAGCTACGAGAACACCAAGAAACATCTCGACAAGCTGATCAGCACCGGCCTTATCAAGAAGGAGGTCGGGCTCGGCCAGCAGACCTCGAAGGGCGTCCACCCGGTATGGAAATACTCCCTGGTCCCGGGGGCCATGGAGGCGCTGATCCGGAACCTGGGCATCTTCTCGAACATCAAGCTCCACCTTGCCGACGGCGAACTGAAGAAACGGCTCGACGAGGTCAGGGAAGCAGTGGAGGACGAGATCACCGGGGACACCCCCATGGCCATCCTTCTCGGGGGGCCTGAGGACGGTAAGGTCTTCCTCCTGCAGAAGCCCGAGGTCCGGGTCGGCAGGGTGGACCCGGGGAACGAGGACCGGTACGACCCCCAGAACGATATCCTGTTCTCCGCGGACTATACCTCGGTCACCCGGGTGACCAAGCCCCACGGGATGATCTCCCGGCAGGGGACGAAGTGGTTCATCGAGGACCGGGGGAGCAAGGGAGGCTCGTTCCTTAACAGCACCCCGCTCATCGCGCGAAAACCCGAACAGCTCCACGACGGAGACCTCGTTGAACTGGCCAAAGGCGCCGCCGGAGCGAGGATCCTTATCATCATACCCAATGACACTCCCTGA
- a CDS encoding protein kinase domain-containing protein, translating into MIRTRTASALILACLILVSIGVPLASAAAGDTFVISSTAGVGGTINPDGEFTYNRGDMVVYNIQASDGYKIKEVLVDSKSIGSQPFYIFNSLNSDHTITASFSRLTGSISVDSIPSGAQFYLNGEYIAQTPITLGSYPTGDYTLTLQLEGYQPYSQDVTISDGITTVVPTIHLVPVPTTTITTTATTSPTPTPTPSSTTTATTTATTRPTTTVTTTVTTTATTTATTSPTATTTTTATTKPSTTVTTTATTTTTTATATTTSPTPTVTSSLAGSLTITSNPSGAKATVNDIYRGVTPVTMQNIAPGSYDVLLELDGYSDWQSTVTVNAGQPTTVSAIFTPATITTVTPTITPTTSSTPTATRTTGAPFTTRPTDTSVTTDSPGNETGPVTPPTTPPGAASMFPTLEDSILAGVVLVGLCGLFLSYDLLNGKGSRLPLSLTEKIAGSTGYLLSGAAVIYLLYYYLRTNPLLRFPAIDLLAAISFYLVISTLVLIGATLAARPLRWIVRGHIALGIAACATGLIAFTSPELTNSIPVAFGVAGAVVSASLAQWQLRNMVPGGAVPVPGATTFPSSPQNGEPGTGELFPSELGERYDHVTFIGMGGIARVFRARNWRTGETVALKIPINKDENTGKCFTKEIVAWEGLHHDNIVKVSEVNILPVPYVEMEYVESALSEMKKPLPVRDAARIILGVAEGLSFAHSRGIIHRDIKPHNVLIAKDGTPKITDWGMSKVLGTCVVPTITGFSLAYAAPEQVASTGFGPTDQRTDIYQLGAVFYELVTGKVLFEGEEIGQVSARILSEEPVPPSVLNPTAAGLDPIILKCLKKQPGERYQTVDELIADLKQYLESQGEYEIFDD; encoded by the coding sequence ATGATCCGCACACGCACTGCCTCCGCACTTATTCTTGCCTGCCTTATCCTGGTCAGCATAGGCGTTCCCCTCGCATCGGCGGCAGCGGGGGACACCTTTGTCATCTCTTCCACGGCAGGAGTGGGAGGGACGATAAACCCGGACGGGGAGTTCACGTATAACAGGGGCGATATGGTGGTGTATAATATCCAGGCGTCCGACGGTTATAAGATAAAGGAAGTCCTGGTAGATTCGAAATCCATTGGAAGTCAACCATTTTATATCTTTAACAGCCTGAACTCGGATCACACCATAACTGCCTCATTTTCCCGGCTGACCGGGAGCATCTCGGTGGACTCAATCCCATCAGGCGCACAGTTCTACCTCAACGGCGAATACATCGCCCAGACCCCGATCACCCTGGGAAGCTACCCGACCGGGGATTATACGCTCACCCTCCAACTCGAGGGATACCAGCCTTATAGCCAGGACGTCACGATAAGTGACGGGATTACGACCGTAGTGCCGACAATACACCTGGTACCGGTCCCAACGACGACCATTACCACAACCGCCACGACGAGCCCGACCCCGACTCCTACTCCCTCTTCCACCACGACAGCCACTACCACCGCAACGACCAGGCCTACGACGACGGTGACCACAACGGTCACCACTACCGCTACTACCACGGCGACAACCAGTCCGACCGCTACAACGACAACTACTGCTACCACGAAACCTTCGACCACCGTGACGACGACTGCGACCACCACCACCACGACCGCCACGGCCACCACCACGAGCCCGACCCCCACCGTGACCTCGTCCCTTGCAGGCTCGCTCACGATCACCTCGAACCCTTCCGGGGCGAAGGCCACCGTGAACGATATCTACCGGGGCGTAACCCCGGTCACGATGCAGAACATCGCCCCCGGTTCCTACGATGTCCTCCTCGAGCTCGACGGCTATTCCGACTGGCAGTCCACGGTGACGGTGAATGCGGGCCAGCCCACCACGGTAAGCGCCATCTTCACCCCGGCAACCATTACCACCGTCACCCCCACCATCACCCCCACCACGAGCAGTACCCCGACGGCGACCCGCACCACCGGTGCACCGTTTACCACCCGGCCGACCGACACTTCCGTAACCACGGATTCCCCGGGGAATGAGACCGGCCCCGTCACCCCTCCCACGACACCCCCCGGAGCCGCATCCATGTTCCCCACCCTGGAAGACTCGATTCTTGCGGGAGTCGTCCTGGTCGGGCTCTGCGGACTGTTCCTGTCCTACGACCTGCTGAACGGGAAGGGATCGCGCCTCCCCCTGTCCCTGACAGAGAAGATCGCGGGAAGCACAGGGTACCTGCTCTCGGGGGCCGCGGTCATATACCTCCTCTACTACTACCTCCGGACGAATCCCCTGCTCCGGTTCCCGGCGATCGATCTCCTGGCGGCGATCTCGTTCTACCTGGTGATCTCCACCCTGGTCCTCATCGGGGCGACCCTTGCGGCGAGGCCGCTCCGGTGGATCGTCAGGGGGCACATCGCACTCGGGATCGCGGCCTGTGCCACCGGGCTCATCGCGTTCACCAGCCCTGAACTCACCAACAGCATCCCGGTCGCATTCGGTGTCGCGGGCGCGGTGGTCTCCGCGTCACTGGCCCAGTGGCAGCTCCGGAACATGGTCCCCGGGGGAGCGGTCCCCGTACCGGGCGCAACAACGTTTCCGTCTTCCCCGCAGAATGGTGAACCGGGGACGGGCGAACTCTTTCCCAGCGAACTGGGGGAACGTTACGACCACGTCACGTTCATCGGGATGGGTGGGATCGCGAGAGTCTTCCGGGCCAGGAACTGGCGGACCGGCGAGACCGTCGCCCTGAAGATCCCCATCAACAAGGACGAGAACACGGGCAAGTGCTTCACCAAGGAGATCGTCGCGTGGGAGGGGCTCCACCACGACAATATCGTGAAAGTCTCCGAGGTGAACATCCTCCCCGTCCCCTACGTAGAGATGGAATACGTGGAGAGCGCCCTCTCCGAGATGAAGAAACCCCTCCCGGTGAGGGACGCGGCGAGGATCATCCTCGGGGTCGCCGAAGGGCTTTCATTCGCCCATTCGCGGGGGATCATCCACCGGGACATCAAACCCCATAACGTCCTTATCGCGAAGGACGGGACCCCGAAGATCACCGACTGGGGAATGAGCAAGGTGCTCGGGACCTGCGTGGTGCCCACCATCACCGGTTTTTCCCTTGCATATGCGGCCCCGGAGCAGGTCGCATCGACGGGGTTCGGGCCGACGGACCAGAGGACCGATATCTACCAGCTGGGTGCGGTATTTTACGAGCTGGTCACCGGGAAAGTCCTCTTCGAAGGAGAGGAGATCGGTCAGGTCAGTGCGAGGATTCTCTCCGAGGAGCCCGTGCCCCCGTCAGTGCTGAACCCCACCGCGGCGGGGCTCGATCCCATCATACTGAAATGCCTCAAAAAACAGCCCGGCGAACGCTACCAGACGGTCGACGAACTGATCGCCGACCTGAAACAGTACCTGGAGAGCCAGGGGGAGTACGAGATCTTCGATGACTAA
- a CDS encoding response regulator, with amino-acid sequence MFRFQGGGTIAAGHSHKILVVDDNSDLVELYLTILGMKGYTVTGAQSGRECLDELRKSLPDLILLDIMMAPMDGWETLRRIREDPGYEDVPVIMVTGKQFVLEELVQYGDLIDGYIVKPVSPHDLNLLLEHFFAGIGKIDDCAREAGKMGMDPETIREYRFLARRVCAMEEIIPLIRSSYESSGRDLLMQPERKEIFSAILQKISDRKDRLGAIKARIDPC; translated from the coding sequence ATGTTCCGCTTTCAGGGGGGTGGAACGATAGCGGCAGGACACTCTCATAAAATCCTTGTAGTGGATGACAATAGCGACCTGGTCGAGTTATATCTCACCATCCTCGGGATGAAGGGGTATACGGTTACCGGTGCCCAGAGCGGCAGGGAATGCCTCGACGAGCTACGGAAGTCCCTCCCCGACTTAATACTCCTCGATATCATGATGGCGCCGATGGACGGATGGGAGACCCTCCGCCGGATACGCGAGGACCCTGGATATGAGGATGTCCCGGTCATCATGGTGACGGGGAAGCAGTTCGTGCTCGAGGAGCTGGTGCAGTACGGTGACCTGATCGACGGGTATATCGTGAAACCGGTCAGCCCGCACGATCTCAATCTCCTCCTCGAGCACTTTTTCGCCGGGATCGGGAAGATCGATGACTGCGCGAGGGAAGCCGGGAAGATGGGAATGGACCCGGAGACCATCAGGGAGTACCGGTTCCTGGCCCGGAGGGTCTGCGCCATGGAGGAGATCATTCCCCTGATCCGGAGTTCCTACGAGTCATCGGGGAGAGACCTCCTCATGCAGCCCGAGAGAAAGGAGATCTTTTCCGCAATCCTGCAGAAAATCTCCGACCGGAAGGACCGTCTCGGTGCCATAAAGGCTCGGATCGACCCCTGTTGA
- a CDS encoding acetate--CoA ligase family protein has translation MDARLLTEPEGMEVLRARGIPVPDSTVVNSPGEAEEAARRIGFPLVMKVVSAGVVHKSDSGGVIPGISSPEGAGDAYRQILARVSEKVPGAVIEAVIVERQMPPGLELIIGGREDPAFGKVITFGIGGTLVELIRDVALRVLPLSREEALRMVRSIRGSTLLMGYRGSPPLDENALVDLLVAVGRMFLEKEDLAEFDLNPVILYPEGLVVVDARLYEKNVPSPGQEPREPFDAGLFSPSSIAVIGASSDPGKVGYAVLRNLLPYPGTLYPVNPHHNELLGRKAYPSVSAIPGRVDAAVVAIPAAGIPPLMDDLGKKGVRLVIIVSSGFREVGGEGVLLEERVLEKARHYGMRVVGPNCLGVIFPHKKINTTFDPISPHPGHIGFISQSGAVITTVVDWSIPEGIGFSAVISVGNQIDLGFVDFIAFTAHDPETKAVILYIEELRGGREFLRLMEEVTPTLPVIALKSGSSAVGKKAAASHTGSLAGSFEIYQAAFAQSGVIPVFSLKEAFEVAELLASEGYPKGKRAVVITGAGGFGVLAADYAEKYGIAMAPLTPAMMEEFNAFLPPMWSHANPVDLIGDGGAERYAKAFDVLMRHQDEWDIAFVIGIPSAVLDTGHLAQEIVRFSSHTRKMVVGCLLGGDSVRSGIGVLRHKKIPNFSDLERAFLAVGRSLNSIRIHEHEERAG, from the coding sequence ATGGATGCGAGATTATTGACCGAACCGGAAGGAATGGAAGTATTACGGGCCCGGGGCATCCCGGTCCCCGATTCAACGGTGGTGAATTCCCCCGGGGAGGCCGAAGAGGCTGCCCGACGGATCGGGTTCCCGCTCGTTATGAAGGTGGTGTCTGCGGGGGTGGTGCACAAGAGCGACAGCGGAGGGGTGATACCCGGTATCAGCTCACCGGAAGGTGCAGGCGATGCCTACCGGCAGATCCTCGCCCGCGTAAGTGAGAAAGTCCCGGGAGCGGTCATCGAGGCGGTCATCGTTGAACGGCAGATGCCTCCCGGGCTCGAACTCATTATAGGCGGAAGGGAGGACCCGGCGTTCGGCAAAGTGATCACGTTCGGTATCGGCGGGACCCTCGTGGAACTTATCCGCGATGTAGCCCTCCGGGTGCTCCCTCTCTCCCGGGAAGAGGCCTTGAGGATGGTCCGCTCCATCCGGGGCAGTACCCTCCTCATGGGATACAGGGGGAGCCCGCCCCTCGATGAAAATGCTCTCGTCGACCTGCTCGTGGCAGTCGGGCGGATGTTTCTGGAAAAGGAAGACCTTGCAGAGTTCGACTTAAACCCGGTCATCCTTTATCCCGAGGGGCTCGTCGTGGTAGATGCCCGGCTCTACGAAAAAAACGTACCTTCCCCGGGCCAGGAACCACGAGAGCCCTTCGACGCCGGACTCTTCTCCCCCTCCTCCATTGCGGTGATAGGTGCATCTTCCGACCCGGGTAAGGTGGGGTACGCCGTGCTCCGGAACCTCCTCCCCTACCCGGGAACGCTCTACCCTGTCAACCCCCATCACAACGAACTGCTCGGAAGAAAGGCTTATCCCTCAGTCTCCGCCATACCGGGCCGGGTGGATGCCGCAGTCGTCGCTATCCCGGCGGCCGGCATCCCGCCGCTGATGGACGACCTGGGGAAGAAAGGGGTCAGGCTGGTGATCATCGTATCGTCCGGCTTCCGGGAGGTCGGGGGCGAAGGAGTGCTCCTCGAGGAGCGTGTCCTCGAAAAAGCCCGCCACTATGGGATGCGCGTCGTCGGTCCGAACTGCCTTGGCGTGATATTTCCCCATAAAAAGATCAACACCACGTTCGACCCCATCTCCCCGCACCCGGGTCATATCGGGTTCATATCCCAGAGCGGGGCGGTAATCACCACGGTGGTCGACTGGAGCATCCCCGAAGGGATCGGGTTCTCCGCGGTGATCAGCGTAGGAAACCAGATCGACCTCGGGTTCGTGGACTTTATCGCTTTTACTGCACACGACCCCGAAACGAAGGCGGTGATTTTGTATATCGAAGAGTTACGGGGAGGAAGGGAGTTTCTCCGTCTTATGGAAGAGGTCACCCCCACGCTCCCGGTCATCGCCCTGAAGTCCGGCTCTTCGGCGGTGGGGAAAAAAGCGGCGGCCTCGCATACAGGGTCCCTTGCAGGTTCGTTCGAGATCTACCAGGCGGCGTTCGCCCAGAGCGGCGTCATCCCGGTCTTTTCATTGAAAGAGGCGTTCGAAGTGGCGGAGCTCCTCGCATCCGAGGGATATCCCAAAGGGAAACGCGCGGTGGTAATCACCGGGGCGGGAGGATTCGGGGTGCTCGCCGCCGACTACGCCGAGAAGTACGGAATCGCGATGGCTCCCCTGACCCCGGCCATGATGGAGGAGTTCAACGCATTCCTCCCCCCCATGTGGAGCCACGCGAACCCGGTGGACCTTATCGGGGACGGCGGCGCGGAACGGTATGCAAAAGCCTTCGACGTCCTGATGCGCCACCAGGACGAGTGGGACATCGCGTTCGTGATCGGGATTCCTTCCGCGGTCCTCGATACCGGGCACCTCGCGCAGGAGATCGTCCGGTTCTCCTCGCACACCCGGAAGATGGTAGTGGGGTGCCTCCTCGGGGGGGATAGCGTGAGGAGCGGGATCGGGGTGCTCCGGCACAAGAAGATACCCAACTTCTCGGACCTCGAACGGGCATTCCTGGCCGTCGGGAGGAGCCTGAACTCTATCCGTATCCACGAGCACGAAGAACGCGCCGGATAA
- a CDS encoding response regulator — protein MIKVLLVDDDQALFNVTRILLEKEGDMTVELCNSPSEALEMLRSGNFDAMVCDYQMPVMDGIEILTLIRKSGNTIPFILFTGKGNEEVAVKAFSAGANHYLPKAGPPQMVFATLRQMIHDEVRARRGGMQPNTFGTYHRIILEHISDAVWLTDQDLRVLYNSPSVSKVLGYDTECPGTSLRNLLTASGQSCLQSCLEDPCCTTRRSSGTCRSIVLEFVGSSGDIVPLEVRIDTIQGRGEPGKLLFVARPLWGAQPAKG, from the coding sequence ATGATCAAGGTACTCTTAGTCGACGACGACCAGGCCCTTTTCAATGTCACCCGGATACTCCTGGAAAAAGAGGGGGACATGACGGTCGAGCTTTGTAATTCACCGTCTGAAGCATTAGAAATGCTCCGCTCCGGAAATTTCGACGCGATGGTCTGCGATTACCAGATGCCCGTGATGGACGGGATCGAGATCCTGACCCTCATCCGGAAGAGCGGAAACACCATCCCGTTCATCCTCTTCACCGGAAAGGGGAACGAGGAGGTCGCCGTGAAAGCGTTCTCCGCGGGCGCGAACCATTACCTTCCCAAGGCCGGCCCGCCCCAGATGGTATTCGCCACGCTCCGCCAGATGATCCACGACGAGGTTCGGGCGAGGAGGGGCGGGATGCAGCCGAACACCTTCGGGACTTATCACAGGATCATACTCGAGCACATCAGCGACGCGGTCTGGCTCACCGACCAGGATCTCCGCGTTCTCTACAACTCCCCTTCGGTCTCGAAAGTCCTTGGATATGACACGGAATGTCCCGGGACCTCCCTACGGAACCTGCTCACTGCGAGCGGTCAGTCGTGCCTGCAGTCCTGCCTGGAAGATCCCTGCTGCACCACGAGAAGATCTTCCGGCACTTGCCGGAGCATCGTCCTCGAGTTCGTCGGGAGTTCCGGAGACATCGTCCCGCTTGAAGTGAGAATAGATACCATCCAGGGCAGGGGAGAACCCGGTAAACTTCTCTTCGTCGCCCGGCCGCTGTGGGGAGCACAGCCGGCAAAAGGGTGA
- a CDS encoding PP2C family protein-serine/threonine phosphatase: MTNPDERPDPEDLVTMDGEAAGVSCRGPRERNEDRILISRIGPCLLLAVADGVGGARGGDIAASLALSVLEQAMTRCLAERHDFNTEEIVKNSFRLAHHAVKARAREGLEGMGTTLVAAVIHGNSVVIANTGDSRAYVIQDHEMFHTRDHSVIQTLRERNMITGEEESTHPLRSCITQCLGGPFGVDTYRMPLYPGALVLLSSDGFHNTVTESRLQSLSRTGKPSELVRELIGESLKSAGDNTSLIIYRHRPV, from the coding sequence ATGACTAACCCTGACGAGCGGCCGGACCCCGAGGACCTGGTCACCATGGACGGCGAAGCCGCAGGGGTCTCGTGCAGGGGGCCCCGCGAAAGGAACGAGGACCGCATCCTTATCTCCAGGATCGGCCCCTGTCTCCTCCTCGCGGTCGCCGACGGGGTGGGTGGCGCACGTGGCGGCGATATTGCGGCCAGCCTCGCACTCTCCGTGCTCGAGCAGGCCATGACCCGGTGCCTCGCCGAGCGGCATGACTTCAATACCGAGGAGATCGTGAAGAACTCATTCCGGCTCGCCCACCATGCCGTGAAGGCGAGGGCCCGCGAAGGCCTGGAAGGGATGGGTACCACACTCGTCGCAGCGGTAATTCATGGAAACTCGGTGGTAATCGCTAATACGGGCGACTCCAGGGCATACGTCATCCAGGATCACGAGATGTTCCACACCCGGGACCACTCGGTGATCCAGACGCTCCGGGAGAGGAACATGATCACCGGTGAAGAAGAGTCCACCCACCCGCTCCGGTCCTGCATCACCCAGTGTTTGGGCGGCCCCTTTGGGGTGGACACCTACCGCATGCCGCTCTACCCCGGGGCCCTCGTCCTCCTCTCGAGCGACGGCTTCCACAACACCGTGACCGAGAGCCGGTTGCAGTCCCTCTCCCGGACCGGGAAACCCTCGGAACTGGTCAGGGAACTCATCGGGGAGTCCCTGAAGTCTGCGGGGGACAATACCTCGCTGATCATTTACCGGCATCGCCCGGTTTGA